The Candida dubliniensis CD36 chromosome 2, complete sequence genome contains a region encoding:
- a CDS encoding heat shock protein 70 homolog LHS1 precursor, putative (Signal peptide predicted by SignalP 2.0 HMM (Signal peptide probability 0.614, signal anchor probability 0.370) with cleavage site probability 0.398 between residues 20 and 21;~1 probable transmembrane helix predicted by TMHMM2.0 at aa 7-24;~Similar to S. cerevisiae LHS1;~In S. cerevisiae: molecular chaperone of the endoplasmic reticulum lumen, involved in polypeptide translocation and folding; member of the Hsp70 family; localizes to the lumen of the ER; regulated by the unfolded protein response pathway.), translated as MKGYPFIFYILSVVFCAILGIDYGQQFTKAVLLAPGVPFEIVLTDEGKRKDLSGLCIRKVSDNDLERVYGSQMGSLITRFPHNCILDLKQLLGKSIDDPSVNQYLKSHFVKLIADETRNGIKFDLGFRNSTLEFSVEEILAMNLNEIKSRALNDLEANPHAAALVEDVAVSIPPFASQAVRQAYLDSLALANFSNVLGLVEEGTSVALNYITNKKLDKDSYDNVKHYYLIYDVGAGYTTTTLFSFTPKSIGQSVLEIESIGYDEMLGGKALTNSAYSLVLEKFLNQFNLEESDLTDKIAARLQDTAEKAKIILSANTDFQTTLESVYEEKDFKLSITRQEFEDINADIMSHITDPLLKTVAEAGLKVDDIEYVILNGGSTRVPFIQKHIATLVGENKISKSVNTDESSALGTTAKALRLKAGVSNGKDIILLEKSFSNFEVGLNDQEETNVVFYKGATIGNTTRVHLGKISEDNIGISLYENGALIKSYYFDDLLSKTKKLDCKSKEDKNIFGKFSLDNNKIFDLIGLEIECSSGKEGSLFDKLMKKDYSDNNQASADQVDSNTDNSTNSTINTNASKKVKSPKVINVSLPKPSYPHIKPIGRITKQSLLDKLAYLNAQDELKIATDHVKNELEGQCYKLREFVEGHHSELLQELSEQELDEVTTFIGDLIEWLDFESDDSTLDELNSKVEEVNNKFSEMKRYSEIATTDLSKKGLKKLYDDSSNLIMKIQTSMLEFGTKISEVRKKYEDAGLDFDKANERIIQKLTGKGEDKLLSFDKTLKSYKEVITEIAKVLEYDDKDFSKIAKTQLYSYHEKLAKGVADMFGDIISIESLHLDRMELFDKHFEQLLERRKQQEHRKKLREAQKAAKEEQKEQETNPEEVEIIEEDDEDVEETPDQTRTEVSSEEIIDSVGEDSSNKSEEKPDVEHDEL; from the coding sequence ATGAAAGGATAtccatttattttttatattttatcCGTTGTTTTCTGTGCAATATTAGGAATTGATTATGGACAACAATTCACCAAGGCAGTATTACTCGCACCAGGTGTACCGTTTGAAATTGTATTGACCGATGAAGGGAAGAGAAAAGACTTATCAGGTTTATGCATTAGAAAAGTATCGGACAATGACTTGGAGAGAGTATACGGATCTCAAATGGGTTCCTTGATAACCAGATTCCCACACAACTGcattttggatttgaaacaattattaGGTAAAAGCATAGATGACCCTTCGGtgaatcaatatttgaaaagtCACTTTGTTAAATTGATTGCAGATGAAACCAGAAATGGGataaaatttgatttaggATTCAGAAACTCAACTTTGGAGTTTTCAGTGGAAGAAATTTTAGCCATGAATTTAAACGAAATCAAATCCCGAGCCTTGAATGATTTAGAAGCAAATCCTCATGCAGCTGCATTAGTTGAGGATGTAGCAGTATCGATTCCCCCATTTGCCTCCCAGGCTGTGAGACAAGCATATTTGGACTCCTTGGCGTTGGCTAACTTTTCAAACGTTTTGGGATTAGTTGAAGAAGGTACTTCCGTTGCTTTGAATTACATAACGAATAAGAAATTGGACAAAGATCTGTATGACAATGTTAAACACTATTATTTGATCTATGATGTTGGTGCAGGAtataccaccaccacattGTTTTCGTTTACACCAAAATCCATTGGTCAATCTGTATTGGAGATTGAAAGTATTGGATATGACGAAATGCTTGGAGGCAAAGCATTGACTAACAGTGCTTACTCATTAGTGTTGGAAAAgtttttgaatcaatttaatttggAGGAATCAGATTTAACTGACAAAATTGCTGCAAGATTACAAGATACTGCAGAAAAAGCAAAGATTATTTTATCAGCCAATACCGATTTCCAAACTACTTTAGAGTCTGTTTATGAGGAGaaagatttcaaattatcgATCACGAGACAAGAATTCGAAGATATCAATGCAGATATAATGAGTCACATTACAGATCCACTATTGAAAACTGTAGCGGAAGCTGGGTTGAAGGTGGACGACATTGAATATGTCATTTTGAATGGTGGCTCTACTAGAGTTCCttttattcaaaaacaTATTGCAACTTTAGTTGGAGAGAACAAAATCTCTAAATCAGTCAATACCGATGAGAGCTCCGCCTTAGGAACCACCGCAAAAGCTTTAAGATTAAAGGCAGGTGTCAGCAATGGCAAAGATATAATATTGTTAGAGAAAAgcttttcaaattttgaagTGGGATTAAATGATCAAGAAGAAACTAACGTTGTGTTCTACAAAGGAGCTACTATCGGAAATACCACAAGAGTCCATTTAGGAAAAATAAGTGAGGACAATATTGGTATTTCTTTATATGAAAATGGtgcattaattaaatcatattattttgatgatCTTTTatccaaaacaaaaaagttGGATTGCAAATCAAAAGAAGATAAGAATATATTTGGCAAGTTTTCAttggataataataaaatatttgacTTGATTGGGCTTGAAATTGAATGCTCTTCTGGAAAGGAAGGATCGctttttgataaattgatgaagaaagaTTATTCTGATAACAATCAAGCTTCAGCTGATCAGGTGGATTCTAATACAGACAATTCCACCAACTCAACCATAAACACGAATGCGTCGAAAAAAGTGAAATCTCCAAAGGTCATTAATGTTCTGCTTCCAAAGCCATCCTACCCTCATATAAAACCTATTGGGAGAATTACCAAACAATCCCTATTGGATAAATTGGCATATTTGAATGCCCAGGATGAACTTAAGATTGCCACAGACCATGTCAAGAACGAATTGGAGGGTCAGTGTTACAAATTGCGCGAGTTTGTTGAGGGGCATCATTCTGAATTATTACAGGAATTGTCCGAGCAAGAGCTCGACGAAGTGACAACCTTTATCGGTGATTTAATCGAGTGGTTGGATTTTGAAAGTGATGATTCTACGTtagatgaattgaattcGAAAGTTGAAGAAGTGAACAACAAGTTTTCTGAAATGAAAAGATATAGCGAAATTGCAACCACTGATTTATCTAAAAAGgggttgaaaaaattatacGACGATAGTTCCAACTTGATTATGAAAATTCAAACAAGTATGTTGGAGTTTGGGACCAAAATCTCTGAAGTTCGGAAAAAGTACGAAGATGCCGGGCTCGATTTTGATAAGGcaaatgaaagaattattcaaaaactCACCGGTAAGGGAGAAGATAAATTGTTGTCTTTTGATAAAACATTGAAAAGCTATAAGGAAGTGATTACAGAAATTGCCAAAGTATTAGAGTACGATGACAAAGACTTTTCCAAAATTGCCAAAACACAATTATATTCTTATCACGAGAAATTAGCAAAAGGTGTTGCTGATATGTTTGGTGATattatatcaattgaaagTCTCCATTTAGACAGAATGGAATTATTCGACAAACACtttgaacaattattagaaagaagaaaacagCAGGAACATAGGAAAAAGCTAAGAGAAGCGCAAAAGGCTGctaaagaagaacaaaaagaaCAGGAAACTAACCCTGAGGAagttgaaattattgaGGAAGACGATGAAGACGTTGAAGAAACTCCTGATCAAACAAGAACCGAAGTGTCATCAGAAGAAATCATAGATTCGGTAGGTGAAGACTCGTCAAACAAGAGTGAGGAGAAACCTGATGTGGAGCACGATGAATTGTAG